A genome region from Bacillaceae bacterium IKA-2 includes the following:
- the fliQ gene encoding flagellar biosynthesis protein FliQ produces the protein MSQEFIISLAEKGVYTVLIIAGPLLMLALGIGLAVSIFQATTQIQEQTLAFIPKIVGVLVGLIVFGSWMLSNMLNFAQEIFSNLHRFVG, from the coding sequence TTGAGTCAAGAGTTTATCATTTCATTGGCAGAAAAAGGTGTATATACTGTTTTAATTATCGCCGGTCCATTACTTATGCTTGCCTTAGGAATTGGGTTAGCGGTAAGTATTTTTCAAGCAACGACGCAGATTCAAGAGCAGACGTTAGCATTCATACCAAAAATTGTTGGAGTATTAGTAGGATTAATCGTATTTGGATCTTGGATGTTATCAAATATGTTAAATTTTGCTCAAGAAATATTCAGTAACTTACATAGGTTTGTTGGGTAA